A genomic segment from Stegostoma tigrinum isolate sSteTig4 chromosome 1, sSteTig4.hap1, whole genome shotgun sequence encodes:
- the isl1a gene encoding insulin gene enhancer protein isl-1 isoform X4: MGDMGDPPKKKRLISLCVGCGNQIHDQYILRVSPDLEWHAACLKCAECNQYLDETCTCFVRDGKTYCKRDYIRLYGTKCAKCNIGFSKNDFVMRARSKVYHIDCFRCVACSRQLIPGDEFALREDGLFCRADHDVVERASVGPDPLSPMHGNRPLQMAEPISARQPALRPHVHKQPEKTTRVRTVLNEKQLHTLRTCYAANPRPDALMKEQLVEMTGLSPRVIRVWFQNKRCKDKKKSILMKQLQQQQPNDKTNIQGMTGTPMVAASPERHDSSLQANPVEVQSYQPPWKVLSDFALQSDIEQPAFQQLVNFSEGGPGSNSTGSEVASMSSQLPDTPNSMVASPIEA; the protein is encoded by the exons ATGGGAGACATGGGAGATCCACCCAAAA AAAAACGCCTTATTTCACTGTGTGTCGGTTGTGGGAATCAGATTCATGACCAGTATATCCTTCGAGTTTCTCCGGATCTGGAATGGCATGCAGCTTGTCTTAAATGTGCAGAGTGTAATCAGTATTTGGACGAAACGTGTACCTGCTTCGTTAGGGATGGAAAAACGTACTGCAAGAGAGACTATATTCG ATTGTACGGAACTAAATGTGCAAAGTGTAATATAGGATTCAGTAAGAATGACTTTGTGATGAGAGCTCGTAGTAAGGTGTATCACATCGACTGTTTCCGCTGTGTGGCGTGCAGTCGCCAACTCATCCCCGGTGATGAGTTCGCATTGCGGGAAGACGGACTGTTCTGCCGGGCTGATCACGATGTTGTAGAGCGAGCCTCGGTCGGCCCAGATCCCCTCAGTCCTATGCACGGCAATAGACCCCTACAGATGGCGG AGCCCATTTCTGCCCGACAACCCGCTTTGAGGCCGCACGTTCACAAGCAACCCGAAAAGACGACCCGGGTGCGCACAGTTCTGAATGAGAAGCAGCTCCATACATTACGGACTTGTTATGCAGCCAACCCCAGGCCCGATGCACTCATGAAAGAGCAGCTCGTAGAAATGACAGGCTTGAGCCCCCGTGTCATTAGAGTCTGGTTTCAAAACAAGCGTTGTAAGGACAAAAAGAAGAGCATCCTCATGAAACAACTGCAACAGCAACAACCCAACGACAAAACA AATATCCAGGGGATGACAGGGACCCCAATGGTGGCTGCCAGTCCTGAAAGACATGACAGCAGTTTGCAAGCCAATCCAGTGGAGGTGCAGAGTTACCAGCCTCCTTGGAAAGTTTTGAGTGACTTCGCTTTGCAGAGTGATATAGAACAGCCTGCATTTCAGCAACTG GTTAATTTTTCAGAGGGAGGGCCAGGTTCTAACTCCACTGGAAGTGAAGTAGCGTCCATGTCCTCCCAACTCCCTGACACACCAAACAGCATGGTAGCAAGTCCTATAGAAGCATGA
- the isl1a gene encoding insulin gene enhancer protein isl-1 isoform X3 — protein sequence MGDMGDPPKKKRLISLCVGCGNQIHDQYILRVSPDLEWHAACLKCAECNQYLDETCTCFVRDGKTYCKRDYIRLYGTKCAKCNIGFSKNDFVMRARSKVYHIDCFRCVACSRQLIPGDEFALREDGLFCRADHDVVERASVGPDPLSPMHGNRPLQMAAEPISARQPALRPHVHKQPEKTTRVRTVLNEKQLHTLRTCYAANPRPDALMKEQLVEMTGLSPRVIRVWFQNKRCKDKKKSILMKQLQQQQPNDKTNIQGMTGTPMVAASPERHDSSLQANPVEVQSYQPPWKVLSDFALQSDIEQPAFQQLVNFSEGGPGSNSTGSEVASMSSQLPDTPNSMVASPIEA from the exons ATGGGAGACATGGGAGATCCACCCAAAA AAAAACGCCTTATTTCACTGTGTGTCGGTTGTGGGAATCAGATTCATGACCAGTATATCCTTCGAGTTTCTCCGGATCTGGAATGGCATGCAGCTTGTCTTAAATGTGCAGAGTGTAATCAGTATTTGGACGAAACGTGTACCTGCTTCGTTAGGGATGGAAAAACGTACTGCAAGAGAGACTATATTCG ATTGTACGGAACTAAATGTGCAAAGTGTAATATAGGATTCAGTAAGAATGACTTTGTGATGAGAGCTCGTAGTAAGGTGTATCACATCGACTGTTTCCGCTGTGTGGCGTGCAGTCGCCAACTCATCCCCGGTGATGAGTTCGCATTGCGGGAAGACGGACTGTTCTGCCGGGCTGATCACGATGTTGTAGAGCGAGCCTCGGTCGGCCCAGATCCCCTCAGTCCTATGCACGGCAATAGACCCCTACAGATGGCGG CAGAGCCCATTTCTGCCCGACAACCCGCTTTGAGGCCGCACGTTCACAAGCAACCCGAAAAGACGACCCGGGTGCGCACAGTTCTGAATGAGAAGCAGCTCCATACATTACGGACTTGTTATGCAGCCAACCCCAGGCCCGATGCACTCATGAAAGAGCAGCTCGTAGAAATGACAGGCTTGAGCCCCCGTGTCATTAGAGTCTGGTTTCAAAACAAGCGTTGTAAGGACAAAAAGAAGAGCATCCTCATGAAACAACTGCAACAGCAACAACCCAACGACAAAACA AATATCCAGGGGATGACAGGGACCCCAATGGTGGCTGCCAGTCCTGAAAGACATGACAGCAGTTTGCAAGCCAATCCAGTGGAGGTGCAGAGTTACCAGCCTCCTTGGAAAGTTTTGAGTGACTTCGCTTTGCAGAGTGATATAGAACAGCCTGCATTTCAGCAACTG GTTAATTTTTCAGAGGGAGGGCCAGGTTCTAACTCCACTGGAAGTGAAGTAGCGTCCATGTCCTCCCAACTCCCTGACACACCAAACAGCATGGTAGCAAGTCCTATAGAAGCATGA
- the isl1a gene encoding insulin gene enhancer protein isl-1 isoform X2, with amino-acid sequence MGDMGDPPKKKRLISLCVGCGNQIHDQYILRVSPDLEWHAACLKCAECNQYLDETCTCFVRDGKTYCKRDYIRLYGTKCAKCNIGFSKNDFVMRARSKVYHIDCFRCVACSRQLIPGDEFALREDGLFCRADHDVVERASVGPDPLSPMHGNRPLQMAEPISARQPALRPHVHKQPEKTTRVRTVLNEKQLHTLRTCYAANPRPDALMKEQLVEMTGLSPRVIRVWFQNKRCKDKKKSILMKQLQQQQPNDKTNIQGMTGTPMVAASPERHDSSLQANPVEVQSYQPPWKVLSDFALQSDIEQPAFQQLVSASNMQNTITTTTIQPAPEITSIRGRATHQSIYRQFMDIKIAESLFCQP; translated from the exons ATGGGAGACATGGGAGATCCACCCAAAA AAAAACGCCTTATTTCACTGTGTGTCGGTTGTGGGAATCAGATTCATGACCAGTATATCCTTCGAGTTTCTCCGGATCTGGAATGGCATGCAGCTTGTCTTAAATGTGCAGAGTGTAATCAGTATTTGGACGAAACGTGTACCTGCTTCGTTAGGGATGGAAAAACGTACTGCAAGAGAGACTATATTCG ATTGTACGGAACTAAATGTGCAAAGTGTAATATAGGATTCAGTAAGAATGACTTTGTGATGAGAGCTCGTAGTAAGGTGTATCACATCGACTGTTTCCGCTGTGTGGCGTGCAGTCGCCAACTCATCCCCGGTGATGAGTTCGCATTGCGGGAAGACGGACTGTTCTGCCGGGCTGATCACGATGTTGTAGAGCGAGCCTCGGTCGGCCCAGATCCCCTCAGTCCTATGCACGGCAATAGACCCCTACAGATGGCGG AGCCCATTTCTGCCCGACAACCCGCTTTGAGGCCGCACGTTCACAAGCAACCCGAAAAGACGACCCGGGTGCGCACAGTTCTGAATGAGAAGCAGCTCCATACATTACGGACTTGTTATGCAGCCAACCCCAGGCCCGATGCACTCATGAAAGAGCAGCTCGTAGAAATGACAGGCTTGAGCCCCCGTGTCATTAGAGTCTGGTTTCAAAACAAGCGTTGTAAGGACAAAAAGAAGAGCATCCTCATGAAACAACTGCAACAGCAACAACCCAACGACAAAACA AATATCCAGGGGATGACAGGGACCCCAATGGTGGCTGCCAGTCCTGAAAGACATGACAGCAGTTTGCAAGCCAATCCAGTGGAGGTGCAGAGTTACCAGCCTCCTTGGAAAGTTTTGAGTGACTTCGCTTTGCAGAGTGATATAGAACAGCCTGCATTTCAGCAACTGGTGAGTGCCAGCAACATGCAGAACACCATCACCACTACCACAATACAGCCTGCACCAGAAATCACTTCAATCAGGGGACGTGCTACACACCAATCCATATATAGACAATTCATGGATATAAAAATTGCAGAATCCCTCTTTTGTCAGCCTTAG
- the isl1a gene encoding insulin gene enhancer protein isl-1 isoform X1, which translates to MGDMGDPPKKKRLISLCVGCGNQIHDQYILRVSPDLEWHAACLKCAECNQYLDETCTCFVRDGKTYCKRDYIRLYGTKCAKCNIGFSKNDFVMRARSKVYHIDCFRCVACSRQLIPGDEFALREDGLFCRADHDVVERASVGPDPLSPMHGNRPLQMAAEPISARQPALRPHVHKQPEKTTRVRTVLNEKQLHTLRTCYAANPRPDALMKEQLVEMTGLSPRVIRVWFQNKRCKDKKKSILMKQLQQQQPNDKTNIQGMTGTPMVAASPERHDSSLQANPVEVQSYQPPWKVLSDFALQSDIEQPAFQQLVSASNMQNTITTTTIQPAPEITSIRGRATHQSIYRQFMDIKIAESLFCQP; encoded by the exons ATGGGAGACATGGGAGATCCACCCAAAA AAAAACGCCTTATTTCACTGTGTGTCGGTTGTGGGAATCAGATTCATGACCAGTATATCCTTCGAGTTTCTCCGGATCTGGAATGGCATGCAGCTTGTCTTAAATGTGCAGAGTGTAATCAGTATTTGGACGAAACGTGTACCTGCTTCGTTAGGGATGGAAAAACGTACTGCAAGAGAGACTATATTCG ATTGTACGGAACTAAATGTGCAAAGTGTAATATAGGATTCAGTAAGAATGACTTTGTGATGAGAGCTCGTAGTAAGGTGTATCACATCGACTGTTTCCGCTGTGTGGCGTGCAGTCGCCAACTCATCCCCGGTGATGAGTTCGCATTGCGGGAAGACGGACTGTTCTGCCGGGCTGATCACGATGTTGTAGAGCGAGCCTCGGTCGGCCCAGATCCCCTCAGTCCTATGCACGGCAATAGACCCCTACAGATGGCGG CAGAGCCCATTTCTGCCCGACAACCCGCTTTGAGGCCGCACGTTCACAAGCAACCCGAAAAGACGACCCGGGTGCGCACAGTTCTGAATGAGAAGCAGCTCCATACATTACGGACTTGTTATGCAGCCAACCCCAGGCCCGATGCACTCATGAAAGAGCAGCTCGTAGAAATGACAGGCTTGAGCCCCCGTGTCATTAGAGTCTGGTTTCAAAACAAGCGTTGTAAGGACAAAAAGAAGAGCATCCTCATGAAACAACTGCAACAGCAACAACCCAACGACAAAACA AATATCCAGGGGATGACAGGGACCCCAATGGTGGCTGCCAGTCCTGAAAGACATGACAGCAGTTTGCAAGCCAATCCAGTGGAGGTGCAGAGTTACCAGCCTCCTTGGAAAGTTTTGAGTGACTTCGCTTTGCAGAGTGATATAGAACAGCCTGCATTTCAGCAACTGGTGAGTGCCAGCAACATGCAGAACACCATCACCACTACCACAATACAGCCTGCACCAGAAATCACTTCAATCAGGGGACGTGCTACACACCAATCCATATATAGACAATTCATGGATATAAAAATTGCAGAATCCCTCTTTTGTCAGCCTTAG